A single region of the Pseudomonas solani genome encodes:
- the glyA gene encoding serine hydroxymethyltransferase yields MFSKHDQIQGYDDELFSAMQEEEQRQEDHIELIASENYTSQRVMEAQGSGLTNKYAEGYPGKRYYGGCEYVDKVEQLAIDRAKELFGADYANVQPHSGSSANSAVYLALLNAGDTILGMSLAHGGHLTHGAKVSSSGKLYNAVQYGLDTRTGLIDYDEVERLAVEHKPKMIVAGFSAYSKTLDFPRFRAIADKVGALLFVDMAHVAGLVAAGLYPSPLPYADVVTTTTHKTLRGPRGGLILARKNEEIEKKLNSAVFPGAQGGPLMHVIAGKAVCFKEALEPGFKTYQAQVIKNAQAMAQVFIERGFDVVSGGTDNHLFLLSLIKQGLTGKDADAALGRAGITVNKNAVPNDPQSPFVTSGVRIGTPAITTRGFKEPQSIELAGWICDILDHLGDADVEAQVAKQVAALCADFPVYR; encoded by the coding sequence ATGTTCAGCAAGCACGACCAGATCCAGGGCTACGACGACGAACTCTTCAGTGCGATGCAGGAAGAAGAACAGCGCCAGGAAGACCACATCGAGCTGATCGCCTCCGAGAACTACACCAGCCAGCGGGTGATGGAAGCCCAGGGCAGCGGCCTGACCAACAAGTACGCCGAGGGCTACCCGGGCAAGCGCTACTACGGTGGCTGCGAATACGTCGACAAGGTCGAGCAGCTGGCCATCGACCGCGCCAAGGAGCTGTTCGGCGCCGACTACGCCAACGTCCAGCCGCACTCCGGCTCTTCCGCCAACTCCGCCGTCTACCTGGCCCTGCTCAATGCCGGCGACACCATCCTCGGCATGAGCCTGGCCCACGGTGGCCACCTCACCCACGGCGCCAAGGTGTCGTCCTCCGGCAAGCTCTACAACGCCGTGCAGTACGGCCTCGACACCCGCACCGGGCTGATCGACTACGACGAAGTCGAGCGCCTGGCCGTGGAGCACAAGCCGAAGATGATCGTCGCCGGCTTCTCCGCCTATTCGAAAACCCTCGACTTCCCGCGCTTCCGCGCCATCGCCGACAAGGTCGGGGCGCTGCTGTTCGTCGACATGGCCCACGTCGCCGGCCTGGTCGCTGCCGGTCTCTACCCCAGCCCGCTGCCCTACGCCGACGTGGTCACTACCACCACCCACAAGACCCTGCGCGGCCCGCGCGGCGGCCTGATCCTCGCCCGCAAGAACGAGGAGATCGAGAAGAAGCTCAATTCCGCCGTGTTCCCCGGCGCCCAGGGCGGCCCGCTGATGCACGTGATCGCCGGCAAGGCGGTGTGCTTCAAGGAAGCGCTGGAGCCCGGCTTCAAGACCTACCAGGCCCAGGTGATCAAGAACGCCCAGGCCATGGCCCAGGTGTTCATCGAGCGCGGCTTCGACGTGGTTTCCGGCGGCACCGACAACCACCTGTTCCTGCTCTCGCTGATCAAGCAGGGCCTGACCGGCAAGGACGCCGACGCCGCCCTCGGCCGCGCCGGCATCACCGTGAACAAGAACGCCGTGCCCAACGACCCGCAATCGCCCTTCGTCACCTCGGGCGTGCGCATCGGCACCCCGGCCATTACTACTCGTGGCTTCAAGGAGCCGCAGAGCATCGAGCTGGCCGGCTGGATCTGCGACATCCTCGACCACCTCGGTGATGCCGATGTCGAGGCCCAGGTGGCCAAACAGGTCGCGGCCCTCTGCGCCGATTTCCCCGTGTACCGCTGA